The Elgaria multicarinata webbii isolate HBS135686 ecotype San Diego chromosome 13, rElgMul1.1.pri, whole genome shotgun sequence region TGCTTTCCCGCTCGATTCTAGGTCACGTGGTGGTGCTTTAAATCACTCCtcctatttctcccccaccccaccccgcttatcCGCATAGCTGTTGCAGAGCAGCGCGTGACGCGTTCGCGTTCTGTCGAGTGTGAGCGGGCCGTCGCGCGCACGCGCAGGAGAGGAACCTCGCGCGAGAAAGAGGCTCGTGCGGCAGCCGTTGGCGGAGCAGGGCGCCTGGTCGTCGTCCCTCTTCTCAAGGAAAGGGGGCGGCGCAGGCAGATGTGGGCGGGCCTTCTTGCCCCGCCCCTGTTCTTTTGAAGTTTGCGTTTGCGCGgagtgtgcgtggggggggggggaagaagagaaaccTCAGCGGTGTAAGGAATATTCTAGAAGGTTTATCTCGAGAGGGGAGGTGTGAGGGACGGACCGACTGTGTGGCACTGTAGGAAATGTCATTGTTGAGGGCTGCTTCCTCAGGACGTTAATCACAGAACTCCCTGTGGGGGGACTATTTTACTGACCCAAAGAATTAAGCGGGTCATTACTGCAGTTGTGTGGAAGCCTCCGGATATCTGGAAGGGGGATATCAGGGGGCGGGGAGCAGCTGTTGGTGTGCCGAGCATGCCTGGAGCGGTGACCATTGGGCCCCTGCCAGATTAATGTAGACCAGCGTTCCTCAATCTGGgccgctccagatatgttggactgcatctcccagaatgccccagccaggtggctggggcattctgggagttgtagtccaacacatctggagtggcccaggttgaggaaggctgatgtagagcaTCAGGCAGTGTGTTACATGGTGGAAGAGAGACCCAACAGACCGTAGGCCTTTTGCCAAAGGCCTCCAAGGTGATACgcaacagatttaaaataaaataataaaaacagaacattaaTAAACCATTAGAAGACTATCATGCTTAAAAATGATAATGGGACTAGAATACTGATTATTGTGCCTTCAATTGTTTTTgcaggagtgtgtgtgcatgcatgcctaTGAGATGATGAACATGTTCACAGCCataatcttttctttctctctttcaaatAGTTTTTATGCATGGGACCTGGCGATAACTTAGTGAATAAGGATGTGCTATAATTAAGAAGGGTGGAATAGTGAGAAGAACAAGAGGAAATGGAGAGCAACGCAAGCAGTCAGCTAGATGGTTTAAGTGAAGACTTAGAACTTTTTCTGAATATTGATGATGAAAATATGAATGCATATGGGATGCCACAGGATTTTGATAACCCTAGCAAAAATGGAAAGCCCAGAGAAGCAAAGTTTATGAAAGAACTAACCATAACTGAGAAGGCTTCTGTAATCCCTAATAACAGTGATAGAGAAAGTAGAGGAGTCTGGAGGGAAGAGTGCCCTTTGAATCTAACAGATATTGATGTCACATTAGAGAAAAACTATattaaacaacaaaatggcaTTCTAAAAGCCCCAGGGGTTGAGATACTTGAGGACCATGAGAAATTGTGTAATAGAGAAAACTGCTCAGAAGATCAGACTGCAGACAATGTAGCCATATCACAAGAAGCAGAATTGAGTGTTCTGGATGTTGCTGAAAAAGCATTTGGTTTTAACAGGGGCACAACAATTGTGAAAAGACATATTCATGCTGGCTTTTCTGACCACGGTTTCGATTCCTGGGAGACGGGCGTTCACTCAAGTTCTCCAGTTGTTTCTGATGCAAAAGACAACCACGAGGAAGTATTCAGGTTATAGTCAGATATTTCCACTCTAAAAAGTGCTTCGGGACTTAACTACTAGAAACTTTTCACATATTCTTCATCACTCCAGTTTCTAGACACGTTTCAATTCTGGATTCCCTTGATTGCCAGCTACTTGCACtataatcctatggtccctggggagACTTTTCGTTCATAGGAAATGTCGGGTTTTGCCCTCCAAAGACAGAGGGAGACACAGAGAAGTCTACCCTTGAAGGGTAGATCCAACCTTGAAACCCCTCTCTCAGCCTCCTTGGAAACCTCCGAGGCTGGTTCTTCTCTGTCAGAACTCTGACAGTGGAAGTGGAGAGAGGGGATGTGGATTTGCAAGGTTCATAGCTCTCCCAAACCCTAGGCATGGCCCCACACTGGCTGCAGAGCAACCTTGGAGTTGGTGGAGATTAATTTCTATGGGagggaatttgtttttgttttttaaagtggctAGGGATGGAAAAGAttatctagtccatccccctttcCACAGGCAGATCCATTATTCAACCCCCCAAATCCAGGCCATCCTTTCTCAATTTGGTGcattccagacatgttggactaataagcatgatgggagttgtatgccaaaacatctggatggcactaggttggggaaggctgatccaacGACATGACTGTCGTTATTATTGGcagctgctttatgtttgtagaACTCTTCCCCTGGAAGTTCATCTGAGTATTTTCCCACAAGCAGGCATAAGATCTTTTCCATTGGCTGGCATTTGCCcactgattcccccctccccacccaaagatcTATTTCATTCTTTTAATTCACATAAATATTATTGGAATCCAAGCTTTATGTTAACAGAATAATAATACTACATGAGGTCTAGACTATACATAATGGTTAACATGCTTGGTGACCACCTTTTTGTTCCAGGCAGCTTTAGAGTATGATGTAGGTTTTAATTCACTGCTTCTGGCTGTTTTAATGCCTGATCCTCTTTATTTTAACTTGGCTTTATTTTGTGATATATTTTATCTTCTATTTCTAAGCCACTTTAAATTGAACTGAACTGTAATTGTGGCAACTCATGTCCTTTAACGCAGAAGGGGCATGTGGGAAGTGAGTGCTGAAGTCTCACCATGCCCCCCTCTGCTTTTCTCCCTGGAATCAATCCCTTGTGAACTTTCTTCCATCcggtctctgatactggaattaAACTAATCTgttgaggatggggtgggggaccgGAGTGTGGGGAAGGTTCAACATTAAGCCCCTTTTTGTgattaattaatatatttatacCTTGTCTTTCTTTCTCAATATAACATAATTTACAACAACCAATctataaataaaaaaccaaatcAACTTTAAATTGCACCTCCCACTTCCCATCTTTCACACAATTGGGCATTCCCACATTTAAAGACAAGGGTCTGGTATCTTCCTCAGAGCTAGTATATAGATGAGTGGAACAATATATGTAAGGGCAGTAGGAGGAAGAACTAAGTGGGGCTATGCCTTATAAATCACTACGATGAGAattaatttttcttcttttataacACAGTGTTCTCGGACTTTTACGGAATGGGCAGACTGCAGACAAAGCAGTGAAAAGAAGATATAATAATGACTACACTTCAGgtaaaggacaacatgaggaacagttaGCTTTTACAATGAAAGACATTGGAAAGGAAGTATCAGAAAAGGAATCCATAGCATCCAAAGAGGATTTCTCATGCAGTCCTGATgggaaagaagcagaaacagaaaaaatacaTTGTAGGGAAGAGATTGGTTTGGCCTCTGAAAGTTCAAAATCTTGTGCAAGCAAAAGGAAAAGTATAAAGACAAATGTAACAGTAAAACCATGTTACGTACTTTTGAAaaacatcagccatgagagaaaaggaaaacaagaatatTGTTTAATACCTCCAAATACAAAGAAATTGctacacaaaacacaaaacaagaagactgctgtttttaaaaaactgcaagtTGCCCTGTTTAACTTGCTGGATAAAAGTTATATTAAAACGCTAAGGGAACCACATAAAATGCAAAATGCTGAGGCATTGCTGGAAAATGAAAACGTGAACAAGATGGAAAGTGGCTTGGAGCTGAACAGCTCTGCAAAAGGACTGAGTTCTGGAGGGTCAGACACTAAGGAAATAAATGCTGATCATGACattaacaaaactgaaagtagaccCAACTCTCCAGATATCTCAGCCCTGTGTGATCAGGGTGTTTTTGCAAGGTTTTCTTTTATCGAATCCAACAATGGAAATCCCATCATGAATCTTTGTCATGTGCAAAAGTCTGAAAAAGGAACACAGAGCTTACAGATAGATTCTGTTGTCATTCCTGAGACACAAGAGTTAAAGACTAACTCTCCTGAATCCACTGAAATGTTTGTAGAATATGGGAACAAGTTGGTTAAACAGGCAGAAAAAGAAGATATATGTCACAAAATGGAAGCGTATCAAGATCTGGAAACAATCACGTCTAGAttttcaagaaaaaaaacatttgatAATACTAGTCAAACCAGTAGAGTAAATCTCAGCTCTATTTCTTATAGGGAACCTTTGCAAACTAACAATATTAAGTCTACTTGTTCATCTGAAACTTCATTCAGTGAAACAAAGTTCTCCAAGCCTTCCATTAGAAGGAAGGATGCTTTGCATGATGAAATTAGTCATGAAAGCGACATATGTCAGGCAAACTGTGAATTTGATGAATCTTGCTTTGTTTGCCCCGTGAAAACAGTGAATCTTAATTTAGACATGGAAGAAACAATTCCTAGCAAAACCAAAGTTAAAATGCCCACAGAGAGAAGGATAGTTTCAAATCCTAACACATTGGCTGAAAAAGCCCTTGAAAACCAGATAGGTGTAGAAGAACAGGAAACACTGAGCCAAAATAATTCCATGTGCAGGAGCAAAAATCTGGATAGTTGCTGGTTTCTGCTGGAAATTGATGAAGTCATAGATGGAGTTTCTGTGTGTGTTACAGATGAAGAAAAGAAGTCCAGAGAGTTGGGCTGTGAAGATGTACTTTTAGATCATGGTTTTGGCTTTCCACAGTCAGAGAACAAGTCAACATATCCGTCACTCTCAGATGATGTTACAATTATCAATCCCTGTGTGATTGAAAAAGAAACTATGCCAAGAGAACACAAAGAGCCATCTGATGGAGAAATCAATAATGTGGAAGTAAGTGTGAATCCTCAACCAGCCCCCAAAAACATACCTGTGAGAGTAAGCTTATAATTATTGTCTTTATAGGTAGCAGAAGGAAAATATACAGTAGTTTTAGCAATAGGGAAGTGAAAGTCTTAAAAAAAGTGTAGAATGTGCATTGCATGCTGGTGCAAACATAAGAAAAGATTCTTAAGTGCAGGAACAGGAGCAAGCCTATCAGGATGCTTTCCTTACATTCCTGCCCTATGGTACCTATTTTAGCCACAATTAATGCTAACTAAGACAGGACTTAATCAGGATTTGCTAACCTGCTTCAAACCTGGATTAAGAATCTTGGTGAATTGGGGAAACATAAATATTTGGATCTTTTAAAAGTTTGGATTTATTTTGCCCTTTCTCAGAACTTGGCCCTTAAGGGAAAAAAAGTTTCTACAGAATAAAAAGACCCAGCAACTATAAAAAAGACCCAGTTCTTGCAACTGGTATTTTAACATTACAAAAgacaatcccaccccaccccaaatccatccaattctctctctctctgccatgctAACCTAATTTTAGACAGTAAGCAAGTCTGCAACAGAAAATTATTACAGCACATCCTGAAGTTTCTCAGGGTGAAACTTCGGTGAGTCTTCAAAGAGAGGAAATTCTGTAGGTCAGGGCAGCTTGAGACAACACCTCTACAAACACTTATTATTGTCCGGACTTGGTGAATAAATGGAATGGTTGGAAGGGTGTTCTTGGTTGATTCTGATGACAAAGTGGATTGGTGGGGTGGTGGATGATTCTATATTTGGTCAACTAAAAACAGATGGGGCTAGTTTGAAAAGATGGCTTATAACTGGTGTGTTCTCTTTCTATCTAAGGAGGAAGAAAGCCTGCAACCACAACAATCTCAGGGTGTACAAATTGTCTTTTACGtatgtcctcttccttccttcttaccAGCTTCATTGTTTTATGGCTCTAATTTAGGCACAGGCAAATGTGGCAAGGATTAAGTAATGGGCCTAATTTCAATGCAAAATTGTTTTTTTAGTCTTTACCAGATGTCTCAAGTTGCAGTACTATTATAAGATCATGGACAGAGCCCATTTACATTGAATAATAAAGAGGCAAAAAGGTTGATCAAAGCATTATGTCCCACCACTGCAGCACTTGAAAAAAGCTGTCTCTGATGAAATTCTTCCTTTTGAACAACTACTAAATGCATAGCATTGTTGTCTTGTTCATGTTAAAACTGGCCAGCTCTAAGGGCATGTGTAGAGGAGGGAGGATTGTGGACATACCAGCTTCTGCGAAcctccctgggtgtcttgacggctgtgtgacatcccggaaggatgtTGTAGATGCCATTATTTTTCACAGAAGAGAAGaaggagcgcacttgcactcttctgcaaaacaaagtttaaaaaaacaccaaaacccctgaccctgctccccacccctgatgggcatggactacCGCCGTGCAGCTCTGTAGCCATTTCAAGTGCCCTGCTACTTACGGGGATGACGGGATGACCTGGGAGCAGCGGCCAGAGAGCTCTGCAGGATGGTCCTGGAACGGTGGAAAAATCAAGGTTTCTgcggttcctgatatcccaggggAAATCCTTGGtcgtcctgggttgcccccaggatctcctgtgcatcatttggatgcacagggacgatacaGGGACTAcctcgggatatagggctggtctagacatgccctcagactgTAAATTATAGTAAAGTTATTAGCTCTTGGGACATGTTAaatgggaagggctgtagctctttattattattattattattattattattattattattattattatttatatagcaccatcaatgtacatggtgctgtacagagtaaaacagtaaatagcaagaccctgccgcataggcttacaatctaataaaatcatagtaaaacaataaggaggggaagagaatgcaaacaggtacagggtagggtaagcatgcaaaggtcccagtttcaatccccactATCTCTGGGTAGGGATTGGAAAGACCCCATGTCTGCAACAGTGCAGACAAAACTGATGTAACTGGACCAGTTGTCACAGTTGTTATAACG contains the following coding sequences:
- the LOC134408318 gene encoding uncharacterized protein LOC134408318, translating into MEETIPSKTKVKMPTERRIVSNPNTLAEKALENQIGVEEQETLSQNNSMCRSKNLDSCWFLLEIDEVIDGVSVCVTDEEKKSRELGCEDVLLDHGFGFPQSENKSTYPSLSDDVTIINPCVIEKETMPREHKEPSDGEINNVEEEESLQPQQSQGVQIVFYELLGSVVKLLGTPSVNYETINLAKLTELEDSSVDKSHDECMHFTTYMTPQTASITELFSIF